The Yersinia intermedia genome window below encodes:
- a CDS encoding PP2C family protein-serine/threonine phosphatase, with the protein MQSHLSPTGVTSILVVDDSASYRFLLVNLLKNWQFTVFEAENGQDALAILDGNAINMVISDWEMPVMDGLKLCTTIRKHYFDRYIYLVLITVRQSVEDLIAGLDAGADDFLSKPINQSELRARLHAGERILMLEATLDARNKKLSQAYQQIEDDLQAAAKLQRSVLPAEKLMVSGFQAEWMFIPSAYVSGDLLSFFQLGNQHIGFYSIDVAGHGVAAAMLSLSVARQFLNGRTVDNLLISPADTASGYRITPPHKVVGELNRRFCIENDDIASYFTLIYGVIDVQTASGVLCQAGHPTPFIVSSAGQITPIGDGGAPVGLIDSMDYQDTEFALNSGDRLYLFTDGIVECESAEQELFGERRLQDLLAVGSRDSMQAVFQQVQQALKCWHPIQKDEHQSDIQNGRSLFSDDISLLVIEHNNNSPLLTAL; encoded by the coding sequence ATGCAATCTCATCTCTCCCCTACAGGTGTGACATCTATTCTTGTTGTTGATGATTCAGCAAGTTACCGCTTTTTACTGGTTAATCTACTGAAAAATTGGCAATTCACTGTTTTTGAAGCAGAAAATGGTCAAGATGCTTTGGCTATTCTCGATGGTAATGCTATCAACATGGTGATCAGTGACTGGGAAATGCCGGTCATGGATGGATTGAAACTCTGTACGACTATCCGTAAGCATTATTTCGATCGGTATATTTATTTAGTATTGATAACCGTGCGGCAATCCGTTGAGGATTTGATCGCGGGTTTAGATGCGGGTGCTGATGACTTTCTGTCAAAACCGATAAATCAAAGTGAGTTACGCGCCAGATTGCATGCAGGCGAACGGATATTAATGTTAGAGGCGACCCTCGATGCCCGTAATAAGAAACTGTCCCAAGCCTATCAACAAATAGAAGATGATTTGCAGGCTGCGGCAAAATTGCAACGGAGTGTTTTGCCCGCCGAGAAACTAATGGTGAGTGGCTTTCAAGCCGAATGGATGTTTATACCATCCGCCTATGTCTCGGGTGACCTGTTAAGTTTTTTCCAACTGGGCAATCAGCACATTGGTTTTTACAGTATTGATGTTGCAGGGCATGGTGTGGCGGCAGCGATGCTCTCACTGTCAGTTGCCCGCCAATTTCTTAATGGGCGCACGGTGGATAATTTATTGATTTCACCAGCAGATACCGCCTCTGGTTATCGAATTACCCCGCCACATAAAGTTGTAGGTGAACTTAATCGTCGTTTTTGTATAGAGAATGATGATATAGCCAGTTATTTCACTCTTATCTATGGCGTTATTGATGTTCAAACGGCAAGTGGTGTGCTTTGTCAAGCAGGGCATCCAACACCTTTTATTGTCAGTAGCGCTGGCCAGATTACCCCGATTGGTGACGGTGGTGCGCCGGTTGGACTGATTGATTCAATGGACTACCAGGATACGGAGTTTGCTCTTAATTCAGGTGACCGGCTCTATTTATTTACTGATGGCATCGTTGAGTGTGAGAGTGCTGAGCAAGAGCTATTTGGAGAGCGTCGATTACAAGACTTACTGGCCGTGGGTTCGCGGGACAGTATGCAAGCCGTTTTTCAGCAAGTGCAGCAGGCATTGAAATGCTGGCACCCGATACAAAAAGATGAGCATCAAAGTGATATTCAGAATGGGCGTTCTCTATTTAGTGATGATATCTCGTTACTGGTGATCGAACACAACAACAATTCCCCTCTCCTAACGGCATTGTAA
- a CDS encoding STAS domain-containing protein, with protein sequence MNFETQTIDNVLVITPLIRRLDASVSLKFKEDIQAMIAQGNKNILLDFSRVDFIDSSCLGALVSLLKTLNGKGELAICSLNNNIHGMFKLTRMDRIFTIGANQPDTLQQMHSVAP encoded by the coding sequence ATGAACTTTGAAACTCAGACAATTGACAATGTATTGGTGATAACCCCCTTGATCAGGCGACTGGATGCATCAGTTTCCCTGAAATTTAAGGAAGATATACAAGCAATGATTGCCCAAGGGAACAAAAATATTTTATTGGATTTTAGTCGGGTAGATTTCATCGACAGTAGTTGTTTAGGGGCCTTGGTTTCATTGTTGAAAACCTTAAATGGGAAAGGCGAGCTTGCTATTTGCTCACTGAATAACAATATCCACGGAATGTTCAAGTTAACCCGGATGGATAGGATATTTACTATCGGAGCTAATCAACCCGATACATTACAGCAGATGCATTCCGTAGCACCTTAA
- a CDS encoding sugar phosphate nucleotidyltransferase, whose amino-acid sequence MKAMILAAGKGTRARPLTTILPKPMIPLIRKPIMESIIEHLRKYGFNQLMVNTSYLSVDIENYFRDGHAWGVEIGYSYEGIMEGDTFVDNVLGSAGGMKHIQNFSGFFDETFVVVCGDALIDVDFDQVLAFHRARKSVATLVMRPVSADQVNKYGIVVTDEQGRVSKFQEKPKTEDALSNNANTGIYVFEPEIFDYIPDGVEYDIGSQLFPKLAELGVPFYGIALPFQWVDIGSLQDFWHVNRMILNQDLPNYPMPGIKIAPQIWCGLNVKADFSTLDIEGPVYIGSSTEIQPGVTIKGPTIIGAGCLLEQGAIIDQSFIADYTRVGGIAHLHQQMIFTGKVISPDGTAIDLSEAGLNWLIDDKRRKDIIMAETSLFNEFLHKETLI is encoded by the coding sequence ATGAAAGCGATGATCCTTGCTGCCGGAAAAGGAACCAGAGCCAGACCACTGACAACTATATTGCCAAAGCCAATGATCCCATTGATTCGTAAGCCTATTATGGAGTCGATTATTGAGCATTTAAGAAAATATGGGTTTAATCAGTTAATGGTGAATACCAGCTATCTATCTGTGGATATCGAAAATTATTTTCGTGACGGTCATGCCTGGGGTGTGGAAATAGGTTACTCCTACGAAGGTATTATGGAGGGTGATACTTTTGTCGACAATGTTTTGGGTTCCGCTGGCGGAATGAAACACATCCAAAATTTCTCAGGTTTTTTTGATGAAACCTTTGTGGTTGTGTGTGGTGATGCATTAATTGATGTGGATTTCGATCAAGTATTGGCTTTCCATCGGGCCAGAAAAAGTGTAGCAACCTTGGTTATGCGCCCGGTCTCCGCGGATCAGGTAAATAAATACGGTATTGTTGTCACTGATGAGCAAGGCAGAGTCAGTAAGTTTCAGGAGAAACCTAAAACTGAAGATGCGTTATCAAACAATGCCAATACCGGTATCTATGTTTTTGAACCAGAGATATTTGATTATATTCCTGATGGTGTCGAGTATGACATTGGTAGCCAGTTGTTCCCTAAACTTGCTGAATTAGGTGTTCCTTTCTACGGTATTGCCTTGCCATTCCAATGGGTTGATATTGGATCGCTACAAGATTTTTGGCATGTGAACCGTATGATCCTTAATCAGGATTTACCCAATTATCCCATGCCGGGAATTAAGATTGCACCTCAAATCTGGTGCGGGCTTAATGTTAAAGCCGACTTTTCGACCTTAGATATCGAAGGGCCAGTCTATATTGGCAGTAGTACAGAAATACAGCCTGGCGTGACGATTAAAGGCCCAACGATTATTGGCGCGGGGTGTTTATTAGAGCAGGGCGCTATTATCGATCAAAGTTTTATTGCTGATTATACCCGCGTCGGCGGTATCGCACATTTGCATCAACAGATGATATTTACCGGGAAAGTTATCTCACCGGATGGTACGGCAATTGATTTATCTGAAGCCGGTCTAAACTGGCTCATTGATGATAAGCGGCGCAAAGACATCATTATGGCGGAGACATCTTTGTTCAATGAGTTTTTGCACAAAGAAACGTTGATATGA
- a CDS encoding ATP-binding protein → MSYPQSDSQGWLMRISLPASLSSLCILHEKLLEFIQPLQVDSASSYAVELALNEAFINIVKHGVNYDATQNIIIVMHYGNNQLAVTLQDKGKPIPAEFLQNKSGLSHFPELSAPDSWPENGMGMMMMFNAVDDISYKVKEGVNYLSLIKKIEEQT, encoded by the coding sequence ATGAGCTATCCGCAGAGTGACTCGCAGGGCTGGTTAATGAGAATAAGCCTGCCGGCTTCATTGTCTAGCCTATGTATTTTACATGAAAAGTTACTTGAATTTATTCAGCCATTACAGGTTGACTCAGCTAGCAGTTATGCCGTGGAACTTGCATTAAATGAAGCATTTATCAATATTGTAAAGCATGGTGTTAACTATGATGCCACTCAAAATATTATTATTGTGATGCATTATGGCAATAATCAACTAGCCGTGACTTTACAAGATAAAGGTAAGCCTATACCCGCAGAATTTTTGCAAAATAAAAGCGGGTTATCTCATTTTCCTGAGCTATCAGCACCAGACTCCTGGCCTGAGAATGGAATGGGCATGATGATGATGTTTAATGCCGTTGATGACATCAGTTATAAAGTAAAAGAGGGAGTCAATTATCTATCGTTGATAAAGAAAATAGAAGAGCAGACGTGA
- a CDS encoding glycosyltransferase family 2 protein, with protein sequence MAFYFSSFENRKPPLPLKTHWAIEFLWQSLAVAALILGANYIRWRWMNSLNYDALWYAIPLVMAETLAFIGSALFTINLWKVRDIPVPSVPETIDDCIAPEETQERRQIKVDLFIATYNEDVELVRLSIRDALTVTYPFPLDYRIHVLDDGKRSEMEAVAKEEGVNYLSRENNIGYKAGNLRHGLDMTDGDFIIICDADTRVFPTILTHTLGYFRDVDVAWVQTPQWFYDLPQGKRLPVWAKQKLGSAGYFIGKGIERLVGPLTVGHDPFFNDPQMFYDVILRRRNWANAAFCCGAASVHRREAIMQAALRRYVDSIEDEIEHYTGDVTDNETKADLVQAMLPHVIHDTEVMPYKFHVSEDIYTSIVLHGDPGRKWRSVMHPEIESKMLSPQDLLTWMIQRFKYAAGSMDIALHDRLFTSKRIKLSAIQKLMYGTTFWSYFACVWNTVFLIAPLIYLFTGIPPVSTYSSPFYLHFLPFMIVSELAFMFGTWGISAWDGKSSFLALFSMNLRALDTVLRGEKIKFHVTPKERQQGNFLSLVKPQLAIIGLTLLGLIWGAIQIAEGNIKDPSGFVINIFWGAANIAAMMPMVLAALWQPEHAESNLQEGS encoded by the coding sequence ATGGCTTTTTATTTCTCTTCGTTTGAAAACAGGAAACCACCATTACCACTAAAAACTCATTGGGCTATTGAGTTTTTATGGCAAAGCCTGGCGGTTGCCGCACTCATCTTGGGGGCAAACTATATCCGCTGGCGCTGGATGAACTCACTTAATTACGATGCGCTTTGGTATGCCATCCCGTTGGTAATGGCTGAAACGCTGGCCTTTATTGGTTCTGCTTTATTTACGATAAACCTCTGGAAAGTTAGAGATATTCCTGTCCCTTCAGTACCTGAAACAATCGATGATTGTATAGCCCCTGAAGAGACGCAAGAAAGGCGCCAGATAAAAGTTGATTTGTTTATTGCCACCTATAATGAAGATGTCGAATTGGTGCGCTTATCAATTCGGGATGCACTGACCGTAACTTATCCTTTCCCTTTGGATTATCGCATTCATGTACTGGATGATGGTAAACGAAGTGAAATGGAGGCTGTCGCAAAAGAAGAGGGCGTTAATTACTTAAGTCGGGAAAATAATATCGGTTATAAAGCAGGTAATCTTCGTCATGGTCTGGATATGACTGACGGTGATTTTATTATTATCTGTGATGCGGATACCCGAGTTTTCCCCACAATATTAACTCATACATTGGGTTATTTTCGTGATGTAGATGTTGCTTGGGTCCAGACTCCTCAGTGGTTTTATGATTTACCGCAGGGTAAACGATTACCGGTGTGGGCAAAGCAAAAGTTAGGTTCAGCAGGCTATTTTATTGGTAAAGGGATAGAGAGATTGGTTGGCCCACTTACGGTGGGACATGATCCTTTTTTTAATGATCCACAAATGTTCTACGATGTCATTTTACGCAGACGCAATTGGGCTAATGCCGCTTTTTGTTGCGGTGCTGCATCTGTTCATCGTCGTGAAGCTATTATGCAAGCTGCACTGCGCCGCTATGTAGACAGTATAGAAGATGAGATCGAGCACTATACAGGCGACGTAACTGATAATGAAACTAAAGCCGATTTGGTTCAGGCCATGCTGCCTCATGTGATACATGATACTGAAGTGATGCCGTATAAATTTCATGTATCAGAAGATATCTATACCTCTATCGTTTTACATGGTGATCCTGGTCGTAAATGGCGATCTGTCATGCACCCAGAAATAGAATCAAAAATGCTTTCGCCACAGGACTTACTGACTTGGATGATCCAGCGATTTAAGTATGCAGCAGGTTCAATGGATATTGCCTTACATGACAGACTTTTCACCAGTAAACGGATTAAGCTCAGTGCGATACAAAAATTAATGTATGGCACCACCTTCTGGTCCTATTTTGCGTGTGTCTGGAATACGGTATTCTTGATTGCTCCGCTAATTTATCTCTTCACGGGTATCCCCCCTGTTTCGACTTACTCATCGCCTTTTTATCTGCATTTTCTACCCTTCATGATTGTCTCTGAATTAGCGTTTATGTTTGGCACTTGGGGTATCTCTGCGTGGGACGGGAAATCGTCTTTTCTTGCTTTATTTTCCATGAATCTACGAGCACTGGATACTGTACTCCGAGGAGAGAAAATCAAATTTCATGTGACGCCCAAAGAACGTCAACAGGGCAACTTTTTATCTTTGGTTAAGCCTCAACTTGCTATTATCGGGCTGACTTTATTGGGGTTGATTTGGGGAGCGATTCAGATAGCAGAAGGAAACATTAAAGATCCCTCAGGCTTTGTAATCAATATCTTTTGGGGGGCCGCTAATATTGCAGCCATGATGCCGATGGTTTTAGCGGCACTTTGGCAACCTGAACATGCTGAATCCAATTTACAGGAGGGTTCCTGA
- a CDS encoding DUF3131 domain-containing protein gives MSFKYNLLKARSYLAMVIGILIAFSIVLYVENNSEDSGDSRVHIATSIGRPLIPSPRPLNPEEMIWAKAAWQYFVNNTQPSGLVNSVDKFPSSTMWDTSSYFMALISAKRIGIIQQDEFDSRISNALGALAKLPLFEGKLPNKAYNTQTLSMVNYINQPSSLGIGWSAIDISRMMVPLNILVWNYPQHAVEVNNVISRWHLDALVANDQLQGSVLDDKTQVISLHQEGRIGYEQYAARTLQLVGINASLALDYTAHLKFIKVEGILIPDDDRISQKEGANTFIVSEPYILTGLELGFDHYSSELAWRVFKAQENRFQRTGIYTSVSEDHVDQAPYFIYSTLHYADEDWAVITDKGERVNQLRQLSTKSAFSWYALWRTPYSEQTRDQLSRLMDPSKGWYSGIYEASNKVNTSLNANTNGVVLESLAFINGGKLLCAGCTQAIQPVGTTNK, from the coding sequence ATGTCATTTAAATATAACCTCCTTAAGGCGAGAAGTTATTTGGCGATGGTGATTGGTATTTTAATCGCTTTTTCTATTGTGTTGTATGTCGAGAATAATTCCGAAGATAGTGGTGATTCCCGTGTTCATATCGCCACCAGTATTGGACGACCATTAATACCAAGTCCAAGGCCACTGAATCCTGAAGAAATGATTTGGGCTAAAGCAGCATGGCAATATTTTGTTAATAATACACAGCCGAGTGGTTTAGTGAATTCAGTGGATAAATTCCCATCGTCGACAATGTGGGATACCAGTAGTTATTTTATGGCACTGATTTCTGCTAAACGAATTGGCATTATTCAGCAAGATGAGTTTGATAGTCGTATCAGTAATGCATTAGGTGCATTGGCTAAACTGCCGCTGTTTGAAGGTAAATTACCCAATAAAGCGTATAACACGCAGACATTATCTATGGTGAATTACATAAATCAGCCCAGTTCTCTAGGGATCGGTTGGTCGGCTATTGATATTAGCCGCATGATGGTGCCATTAAATATATTGGTATGGAATTATCCCCAACATGCTGTTGAGGTTAATAATGTTATTTCGCGTTGGCATTTAGACGCGTTAGTGGCCAATGATCAATTACAAGGCTCGGTGCTTGATGATAAAACGCAGGTCATTTCATTGCATCAGGAAGGGCGTATAGGATATGAGCAATATGCTGCTCGGACCCTGCAACTTGTAGGTATTAATGCCAGTTTGGCCCTTGATTACACGGCGCATCTGAAATTTATTAAAGTTGAAGGGATACTGATACCTGATGATGATCGTATTTCGCAAAAAGAGGGAGCAAATACATTTATTGTCAGCGAGCCCTATATTTTAACGGGATTAGAACTGGGTTTTGATCACTATTCATCTGAATTAGCCTGGCGGGTTTTTAAAGCTCAGGAAAATCGTTTTCAACGTACCGGTATATATACTTCCGTCAGTGAGGATCATGTCGATCAGGCTCCTTACTTTATTTATAGCACGCTGCATTATGCTGATGAAGATTGGGCTGTTATTACGGATAAAGGTGAACGTGTCAATCAGTTACGACAGTTATCAACCAAGTCGGCATTTAGTTGGTATGCCTTATGGCGCACACCTTATAGTGAACAGACACGGGATCAATTAAGTCGTTTGATGGATCCGAGCAAAGGTTGGTATAGCGGTATTTATGAAGCTAGCAATAAGGTAAATACGTCACTTAATGCCAATACCAATGGCGTAGTGTTAGAAAGTCTGGCTTTTATCAATGGTGGAAAACTACTTTGTGCTGGCTGTACTCAGGCGATACAGCCAGTCGGCACAACGAATAAATAA
- a CDS encoding DUF3131 domain-containing protein, whose amino-acid sequence MLSFHAGATSSGDKLAAETYPVRHGELTPREMAVAVNAWQYFVHNLQPTTGLVNAVNNYPSTTIWDSASYLAALVSARELGIINKEEFDHRMLPFLKTLNNIALFQGQLPNKAYNTITAEKVNYMNKPGEIGFSALDTGRMLIWLKIIKERYPEYANSIDNVVLGWDFSHVIDDCGTLYGAILDKNNAPQYVQEGRLGYEEYAASGFQLWGFSTCQASRPEPYDLAKIYCVLVPYDSRDARKTNQHNYVVTESYILHGFEMGWDRSNDRANKSGSYSHPWMKDFANRVYQAQENRYRETGILTARSEHQLDRAPYFVYDTVFSDGYNWNTITDQGVFVPENAAVSLKAALGMWVLWHSPYTDRLFDAIENANVKDVGFNEGLYENGKGPINEFTANNNGIMLEALLFKKEGKILRFTSGDPGHKDYIPSLWERQLINAFDDNNSKRNRPFIDATPSLAAFCDQTGIAIRKAPNCKSCQCAQCQDDSASNNIFKLPATATSSCAKQ is encoded by the coding sequence ATGTTGTCTTTTCATGCCGGTGCCACATCGTCGGGTGATAAATTAGCCGCTGAAACCTATCCCGTCCGCCACGGCGAATTAACGCCGAGGGAGATGGCGGTTGCAGTCAATGCCTGGCAATATTTTGTCCATAATTTGCAGCCTACAACTGGGCTTGTTAATGCAGTTAATAATTATCCTTCGACCACCATATGGGATAGCGCATCTTATTTGGCGGCACTGGTGTCGGCACGTGAGTTGGGTATTATTAATAAGGAAGAGTTTGACCACCGGATGTTACCGTTTTTAAAGACACTGAATAATATTGCACTATTCCAAGGGCAATTACCCAATAAAGCTTATAACACCATCACCGCAGAAAAAGTTAACTATATGAATAAACCCGGTGAAATAGGATTTTCAGCTCTCGATACTGGCCGTATGCTAATTTGGCTTAAAATTATTAAGGAACGCTATCCTGAATATGCTAATAGCATTGATAATGTGGTTTTGGGTTGGGATTTTTCACATGTTATAGATGATTGCGGTACGTTATATGGGGCGATATTAGATAAAAATAACGCACCTCAGTATGTACAGGAAGGGCGACTGGGTTATGAAGAGTACGCCGCCAGTGGTTTCCAACTTTGGGGTTTTTCTACCTGTCAGGCATCGCGCCCTGAACCTTATGATTTGGCTAAAATTTATTGTGTATTAGTCCCTTATGACTCTAGGGATGCACGCAAAACGAATCAACACAACTACGTAGTTACTGAGTCGTATATCTTACATGGCTTTGAGATGGGGTGGGATCGCAGTAATGATCGAGCTAATAAATCTGGGAGCTACAGTCATCCTTGGATGAAAGACTTCGCCAATCGGGTCTATCAGGCACAGGAAAACCGCTACCGTGAAACGGGGATACTTACTGCACGTTCAGAACATCAGTTAGATCGCGCCCCTTACTTTGTTTATGACACGGTTTTTTCCGATGGCTATAACTGGAACACTATTACCGATCAGGGCGTTTTTGTCCCTGAAAATGCGGCAGTGTCATTAAAAGCTGCGCTAGGCATGTGGGTATTATGGCATTCGCCGTACACTGACCGATTATTTGATGCAATAGAAAATGCCAATGTTAAGGATGTCGGCTTCAACGAGGGTCTCTACGAAAATGGCAAAGGGCCAATTAACGAGTTCACAGCAAATAATAATGGCATCATGTTAGAAGCGCTATTATTTAAAAAAGAAGGGAAAATACTCCGTTTCACCAGTGGGGATCCTGGGCACAAAGATTATATTCCATCGTTGTGGGAACGGCAGTTAATTAATGCTTTTGATGATAATAATAGTAAAAGAAATCGGCCGTTTATTGATGCAACACCAAGCTTAGCCGCATTTTGTGATCAAACGGGTATCGCGATACGTAAAGCACCAAACTGTAAGAGTTGCCAGTGTGCCCAATGCCAGGATGACTCTGCCAGTAATAACATATTTAAACTACCTGCTACGGCGACATCATCATGCGCAAAACAGTGA
- a CDS encoding DUF3131 domain-containing protein, with the protein MRKTVRCSALALVIGAGILSAAFIGGMSVGASINQSAVTYSVRSGVLSDTEQLWAKVAWRYFVNNTQVGTGLVNSLDNYPVVNLWQIGDTLVTLTAAAQLGLINRQEFDQRLSLLLATISHLPLVGGETPNLRYSTINGQMIDYANQPKPLGWSAQDIGRLMVGLKVVARFYPEYAEYLDKVLLRWNFCQVIDGNGELLKSVTVNGQFIAKPEGVLGYSEYTAGAFGLWGFPVGISANLPYNTTFIYGIPIDFDIRDARTTYVPSVVVSLPYLLTAMELRSTPTFKQQKKRIDNVYRVQEQRWQKEHILTARSDYFTSVAPYHVYDTVFANGYHWNTISEDGQFHPDLALVSTRAVFGLWVLWNSPYTDALMQLTQMQRDEQRGWYEGRYENNGAYNKTISLTTNAMVLETLLYKTAGNLINTESGAGYLEVSMSDVFSRPQLCLPQERVIRREVASK; encoded by the coding sequence ATGCGCAAAACAGTGAGGTGTTCCGCGCTTGCCTTGGTGATAGGGGCTGGGATACTTAGTGCTGCGTTTATTGGCGGTATGTCTGTCGGTGCCAGTATTAATCAAAGCGCCGTTACCTATTCTGTCCGTAGTGGAGTGTTATCAGATACTGAGCAATTGTGGGCGAAAGTAGCCTGGCGTTATTTTGTTAATAATACGCAAGTAGGAACTGGGTTGGTTAATTCGCTGGATAATTATCCGGTTGTTAATCTCTGGCAAATTGGCGATACACTGGTCACATTAACTGCAGCAGCCCAATTAGGGCTGATCAATCGGCAGGAGTTTGATCAGCGCTTATCACTATTATTGGCAACGATCAGCCATTTACCTTTGGTGGGGGGGGAAACGCCAAATCTGCGTTACAGCACCATCAACGGACAGATGATTGACTATGCTAACCAGCCAAAACCGTTAGGGTGGTCCGCACAAGATATAGGCCGCTTGATGGTTGGTTTAAAAGTTGTCGCACGTTTTTATCCTGAATATGCAGAGTATCTGGATAAGGTTCTATTACGATGGAATTTCTGCCAGGTTATTGATGGCAATGGTGAGTTGCTGAAATCAGTTACTGTTAATGGTCAGTTTATAGCCAAGCCAGAAGGGGTGTTAGGTTACAGCGAATATACCGCTGGTGCGTTTGGACTGTGGGGTTTTCCTGTGGGAATATCAGCTAATCTTCCTTATAACACCACGTTTATTTATGGCATACCCATCGATTTCGATATTAGAGATGCCCGAACAACCTATGTACCCTCTGTTGTGGTCAGCTTACCTTATTTACTTACTGCAATGGAATTAAGAAGTACCCCAACATTTAAACAGCAAAAAAAACGTATTGATAATGTCTATCGGGTACAGGAACAACGGTGGCAAAAAGAACATATATTGACGGCACGTAGTGATTATTTCACCTCAGTTGCGCCATACCACGTTTACGATACGGTGTTCGCTAATGGTTACCATTGGAATACTATCAGCGAGGACGGGCAATTTCATCCTGATCTGGCGCTGGTATCAACACGCGCTGTGTTTGGTTTATGGGTCTTGTGGAATAGCCCTTATACCGATGCATTAATGCAGTTGACTCAGATGCAGCGTGATGAACAACGCGGATGGTATGAGGGGCGTTATGAAAATAATGGTGCGTATAACAAGACAATTAGTCTGACCACTAACGCTATGGTATTAGAAACGCTGCTCTATAAAACGGCGGGAAACTTAATTAATACCGAGTCTGGTGCGGGATATCTTGAAGTAAGTATGAGCGATGTTTTTTCACGGCCACAATTATGCCTACCGCAAGAAAGAGTCATCCGTCGAGAGGTGGCATCGAAATGA